A single window of Gambusia affinis linkage group LG18, SWU_Gaff_1.0, whole genome shotgun sequence DNA harbors:
- the zgc:92429 gene encoding cysteine and histidine-rich domain-containing protein 1, with product MALLCYNKGCGEKFDPDKNKDDSCLFHPGVPIFHDALKGWSCCKKRTTDFSEFLSIKGCTRGRHSDVKPQEPLRPEVSSDKSEAKPGSDWEIIYQGPKSAEALQKERPSSDQPMTKLPHKVSASLIQALEKLGLDRSAESEKRESKDVMHGTRCKNTGCKTVYEGPDTDMEVCTHHPGAPVFHEGYKYWSCCCIKTTDFNVFLDQKGCTTGKHRWVAKQDKKKVACRHDWHQTANTVVVTIYAKNSNPDFCSVEANPTVLVCQIQFENKIFKREFHFWGVIDPKQSSVNMVPSKVEITLRKANQVSWGKLEDPNYTPEPDPVDDNVVYDNQESQQPDWDIDDDDISDSDEEWAYDTPENKSQGGESEEQRKRREEQEVQNVKRKEVEEEMKRLMQEQKRAEEQRRKLEEQRREEEPEGYEDMPDLEDQEADVE from the exons ATGGCTCTGCTGTGCTACAACAAAGGCTGCGGGGAGAAGTTTGACCCTGACAAGAACAAGGATG ATTCCTGCCTCTTCCATCCAGGAGTCCCAATCTTCCATGACGCCCTGAAG GGTTGGTCCTGCTGCAAGAAGAGGACGACGGACTTCTCTGAGTTTCTCTCCATCAAG GGCTGCACCCGTGGGCGCCACAGTGACGTGAAGCCCCAGGAGCCTCTGAGGCCCGAGGTGTCGTCAGATAAGAGCGAGGCGAAACCCGGCAGCGACTGGGAGATCATCTACCAGGGCCCCAAATCTGCCGAGGcgctgcagaaagagagacCCAG CTCAGACCAGCCCATGACCAAGTTGCCCCACAAAGTGTCAGCATCTCTCATTCAGGCGCTGGAGAAACTGGGACTGGACAGGAGCGCAGAGAGCGAGAAGAGAG AGAGTAAGGACGTTATGCACGGGACGCGCTGCAAGAACACAGGCTGCAAAACA GTCTATGAAGGCCCAGACACAGACATGGAGGTCTGCACCCACCACCCTGGAGCGCCCGTCTTCCATGAGGG GTACAAAtactggagctgctgctgcataaAGACAACAGACTTCAACGTGTTCCTGGACCAGAAGGGCTGCACCACGGGGAAACACCGCTGGGTTGCAAAGCAG GATAAGAAGAAAGTGGCATGTCGACATGACTGGCACCAAACTGCAAACACGGTGGTGGTAACAATTTACGCCAAGAACTCAAATCCCGATTTCTGCAGCGTAGAAGCAAATCCAACGGTG CTCGTTTGTCAAATCCAGTTTGAGAACAAGATTTTCAAGAGAGAATTCCACTTCTGGGGG GTGATTGACCCCAAACAGAGTTCGGTCAACATGGTCCCGTCTAAAGTGGAGATCACGCTCCGTAAGGCCAACCAGGTGTCCTGGGGCAAACTGGAGGACCCGAACTACACGCCAGAGCCGGACCCCGTCGACGACAACGTCGTCTATGACAACCAGGAGTCCCAGCAGCCCGACTGGGACATCGACGACGACGACATCAGCGACTCGGACGAGGAGTGGGCCTACGACACGCCGGAGAACAAGAGCCAGGGGGGCGAGAGTgaagagcagaggaagaggagggaagagCAAGAGGTGCAGAATGTAAaaaggaaggaggtggaggaggagatgaagaggCTGATGCAGGAGCAGAAGAGGGCggaggagcagaggaggaagctggaggagCAACGGAGGGAGGAGGAACCGGAAGGGTATGAAGACATGCCGGACCTGGAAGATCAGGAGGCCGATGTGGAgtga